Proteins encoded in a region of the Petroclostridium xylanilyticum genome:
- a CDS encoding DUF4351 domain-containing protein, producing MQKKVTDKNYDLIFKLAAGVFKGRILEFLGIKCAQIERIFPTELPKIEANTMHTDFMFELKDSSLLHLEFQSDFTQETLYRIFMYDARMIMQHKKPVKTVVIYSGKNEQLEQGFEMGAINYRIEIIHMKQYDGDIIYEQEVQKINSGQQPDWLNLIFLPIMKSTKTVKERTKEVIKLCSRIKLKKSHYEAIVSAVLVLADKFLNLNDYEEIWEEISMLNVIKFAEKKGIEKGIEKGIEKGIEKGIEKGIEKGIEQVIMMQLEQRIKNIPSDYRQKIERLGEEQLKKIALNIFNIEKAEDLDPYLNN from the coding sequence ATGCAAAAGAAAGTAACGGATAAGAATTATGATTTAATATTCAAATTGGCGGCAGGTGTATTCAAGGGAAGGATATTGGAATTTCTGGGAATAAAATGTGCACAAATAGAAAGGATATTCCCTACAGAACTTCCTAAGATAGAAGCCAATACCATGCACACTGATTTCATGTTTGAACTAAAGGACAGCAGTTTACTGCATCTGGAGTTTCAATCGGACTTTACACAGGAGACTCTTTATAGAATATTCATGTACGATGCCAGAATGATAATGCAGCATAAAAAGCCGGTCAAGACAGTGGTAATATACAGTGGCAAAAATGAGCAGCTGGAACAGGGTTTTGAGATGGGTGCAATCAATTATAGAATTGAAATAATACATATGAAGCAATATGATGGAGACATAATTTATGAACAGGAAGTACAAAAAATTAACAGTGGGCAACAGCCCGACTGGCTTAACCTGATATTTCTACCAATTATGAAAAGCACAAAAACTGTAAAAGAGAGAACCAAAGAAGTAATAAAATTATGCAGTAGAATAAAGTTAAAGAAAAGCCATTATGAGGCCATAGTATCGGCAGTTCTTGTGTTGGCCGATAAGTTTTTAAATTTGAATGATTATGAAGAGATATGGGAGGAGATAAGCATGTTGAATGTAATAAAATTTGCGGAGAAAAAAGGAATAGAAAAAGGAATAGAAAAAGGGATAGAAAAAGGAATAGAAAAAGGAATAGAAAAAGGGATAGAAAAAGGAATAGAGCAAGTAATCATGATGCAACTGGAACAAAGAATTAAAAACATTCCATCGGATTACAGGCAGAAGATTGAGCGATTAGGAGAAGAACAGCTTAAAAAAA
- a CDS encoding DUF2442 domain-containing protein, translating to MYLAIIDVEPLRDYQLLLTFENGEKRIFDMKPYLNKGIFKELKDEKLFRSVRVSFDSIEWSNQADIDPEVLYEDSKPW from the coding sequence ATGTATTTAGCTATTATTGATGTTGAACCTTTAAGGGACTACCAATTGCTATTAACTTTTGAAAATGGGGAAAAAAGAATATTTGATATGAAACCTTATCTGAACAAAGGTATTTTTAAAGAATTAAAAGATGAAAAATTGTTTAGGTCAGTTAGAGTGAGTTTTGACAGCATAGAGTGGAGTAATCAAGCGGATATTGACCCTGAAGTTCTTTATGAGGATAGTAAACCATGGTAA
- a CDS encoding DUF4351 domain-containing protein gives MQKKVTDKNYDLIFKLAAGVFKGRILEFLGIKCAQIERIFPTELPKIEANTMHTDFMFELKDSSLLHLEFQSDFTQETLYRIFMYDARMIMQHKKPVKTVVIYSGKNEQLEQGFEMGAINYRIEIIHMKQYDGDIIYEQEVQKINSGQQPDWLNLIFLPIMKSTKTVKERTKEVIKLCSRIKLKKSHYEAIVSAVLVLADKFLNLNDYEEIWEEISMLNVIKFAEKKGIEKGIEKGIEKGIEKGIEKGIEQVIMMQLEQRIKNIPSDYRQKIERLGEEQLKKIALNIFNIEKAEDLDPYLNN, from the coding sequence ATGCAAAAGAAAGTAACGGATAAGAATTATGATTTAATATTCAAATTGGCGGCAGGTGTATTCAAGGGAAGGATATTGGAATTTCTGGGAATAAAATGTGCACAAATAGAAAGGATATTCCCTACAGAACTTCCTAAGATAGAAGCCAATACCATGCACACTGATTTCATGTTTGAACTAAAGGACAGCAGTTTACTGCATCTGGAGTTTCAATCGGACTTTACACAGGAGACTCTTTATAGAATATTCATGTACGATGCCAGAATGATAATGCAGCATAAAAAGCCGGTCAAGACAGTGGTAATATACAGTGGCAAAAATGAGCAGCTGGAACAGGGTTTTGAGATGGGTGCAATCAATTATAGAATTGAAATAATACATATGAAGCAATATGATGGAGACATAATTTATGAACAGGAAGTACAAAAAATCAACAGTGGGCAACAGCCCGACTGGCTTAACCTGATATTTCTACCAATTATGAAAAGCACAAAAACTGTAAAAGAGAGAACCAAAGAAGTAATAAAATTATGCAGTAGAATAAAGTTAAAGAAAAGCCATTATGAGGCCATAGTATCGGCAGTTCTTGTGTTGGCCGATAAGTTTTTAAATTTGAATGATTATGAAGAGATATGGGAGGAGATAAGCATGTTGAATGTAATAAAATTTGCGGAGAAAAAAGGAATAGAAAAAGGAATAGAAAAAGGGATAGAAAAAGGAATAGAAAAAGGGATAGAAAAAGGAATAGAGCAAGTAATCATGATGCAACTGGAACAAAGAATTAAAAACATTCCATCGGATTACAGGCAGAAGATTGAGCGATTAGGAGAAGAACAGCTTAAAAAAATAGCACTGAATATATTTAATATTGAAAAGGCAGAGGACTTGGACCCATACTTAAATAACTAA
- a CDS encoding CpsD/CapB family tyrosine-protein kinase, whose translation MSGERSLIAHTNPKSPISEAYRVLRTNIQFSSVDKPLKVIVVTSAGPGEGKTTTIANLAITFAQSGSRTLLIDADLRKPKVHRTFYLSNQKGMTNVLAQHDDYKQHIQKSAV comes from the coding sequence ATGTCAGGTGAAAGATCGTTAATTGCCCATACCAACCCTAAGTCGCCTATCTCGGAGGCTTATAGAGTTTTGAGGACGAATATACAGTTTTCCAGTGTTGATAAACCTCTGAAGGTAATTGTGGTGACAAGTGCCGGGCCAGGGGAGGGTAAGACGACTACCATAGCGAATCTTGCTATTACTTTTGCACAGTCGGGAAGCAGGACTTTATTGATTGATGCGGATTTAAGAAAGCCAAAGGTACATAGGACATTTTATTTGTCTAATCAAAAGGGGATGACGAATGTCCTTGCGCAGCATGATGATTATAAGCAGCATATACAGAAGTCAGCTGTGTGA